One part of the Burkholderia vietnamiensis LMG 10929 genome encodes these proteins:
- a CDS encoding type I polyketide synthase, translating to MKFGLMFFASSEEALSGNKYQLVMESARFADANGFSSVWVPERHFTEFGSLYPNPAVLHAALAALTQRVTLIAGSVVAALHNPIRIAEEWSMVDNLSNGRVGVSFASGWNPDDFVFAPDKYATRHDEMLTTIDAVRKLWRGALLEATNGVGKPVQLRIYPTPVQPELPVWVTAASNPQTFVRAGEVGANLLTHVLDQDRDQLAQKIALYRDARARHGFDPAAGTVSVMLHTFVGDDAARVREQARAPFCNYIRSNIGLLNGLAQSRGQSVDVRAMGARELDEFVEFLYERFAQSRGLIGTPDTCIELVRELESIGVDEVACLLDFGPPVEAILGNLPHLRRLREMCAPTRRVAPTKFDAAAVQARCTETTSGVDFNGEIGQHGVQIDGAFNAIQQIWRTAGEALGRISLPADAPASSQYHVHPAFLDACSRVLAAAVDPAALEAGDLYLPSSIGAVRVHQPPSSTDAWSHATLRKPDGQRALEGDIRVHDLAGRLLIEIDALRLQQVRSARSAERHDLSGLLYQRVWRPSSADATLGASPAGEWLIFADRGGVGAQLAGLLESAGDTCTLQFDDATPALPALDRPLKGVIHLWSLDLAPADIAARRRASASVLQLVRALASGAAAGPQPRLWLVTSGAMNVLDGEATAVAQAPLWGLGRAIAVEHAALWGGLVDLDPEQPSAADVVQAIRAAGREDMIAFRRGQRHVARIARDNREFVSHRPVRFHRDATYLVTGGLGGLGLRLASWLADNGAGQVVLLGRSAPSAEAEQMLRTLGARFIRADLADRDDVVQALAEIAHAMPPLKGVFHLAGALDDALLTRQDDDFFHRAGSGKADGAWYLHELTADLPLDHFVLFSSMAALLTMPGQGNYAAANSFLDALAQHRRAHGKPALSVNWGPWADIGHAASDYGRRAHEQLAALGVGTLSPDLAIATLERLMAAGVAQSGVAHIDWPTLFRVDAPAAGSALFSELAQPAAQPAQQETPLVRELQACAPRERLALVTDTLAKMLAETLRLAGPDAIAPEQSLLDLGLDSLVALELTDRLAKTFGKPLRATLFFSYPNLQTLARFILDELSSSLPEAAGDAASDDLDELDEDELSELIAQEIGAQ from the coding sequence ATGAAATTCGGCCTGATGTTCTTCGCGAGCAGTGAAGAGGCGCTGTCCGGCAACAAGTACCAACTGGTCATGGAGAGCGCGCGCTTCGCCGATGCGAACGGCTTCTCCAGCGTCTGGGTGCCGGAGCGCCACTTCACCGAATTCGGCTCGCTGTACCCGAATCCGGCCGTGCTGCATGCGGCGCTGGCCGCGCTCACCCAACGCGTGACGCTGATCGCGGGCAGCGTGGTAGCGGCGCTGCACAACCCGATCCGGATCGCGGAAGAATGGTCGATGGTGGACAACCTGTCGAACGGCCGCGTCGGCGTGTCGTTCGCGTCGGGCTGGAATCCGGACGACTTCGTGTTCGCGCCGGACAAGTACGCGACCCGGCACGACGAGATGCTGACCACGATCGACGCCGTCCGAAAGCTGTGGCGCGGCGCGCTGCTGGAGGCGACCAACGGCGTGGGCAAGCCGGTGCAGCTGCGCATCTATCCGACGCCGGTGCAGCCGGAGCTGCCCGTCTGGGTCACGGCGGCCAGCAATCCGCAGACCTTCGTGCGCGCCGGCGAAGTCGGCGCCAACCTGCTGACCCACGTGCTCGATCAGGACCGCGACCAGCTCGCGCAGAAGATCGCGCTGTACCGCGACGCGCGCGCGCGGCACGGCTTCGATCCGGCTGCCGGCACCGTGTCGGTGATGCTGCATACGTTCGTCGGCGACGACGCGGCGCGCGTACGCGAGCAGGCGCGCGCGCCGTTCTGCAACTACATCCGCAGCAATATCGGCCTGCTGAACGGGCTGGCGCAGAGCCGCGGCCAGTCGGTGGACGTGCGCGCGATGGGCGCGCGCGAGCTGGACGAGTTCGTCGAGTTTCTCTACGAACGCTTCGCGCAATCGCGCGGGCTCATCGGCACCCCCGATACCTGCATCGAACTCGTGCGGGAACTCGAATCGATCGGCGTGGACGAGGTGGCGTGCCTGCTCGATTTCGGGCCGCCGGTCGAAGCGATCCTCGGCAATCTGCCGCACCTGCGCCGGCTGCGCGAGATGTGCGCGCCGACGCGCCGCGTCGCGCCGACGAAGTTCGATGCCGCCGCGGTGCAGGCCCGCTGCACCGAGACGACGTCGGGCGTCGACTTCAACGGCGAGATCGGCCAGCACGGCGTGCAGATCGACGGCGCGTTCAACGCGATCCAGCAAATCTGGCGCACGGCCGGCGAAGCGCTCGGCCGCATCAGCCTGCCGGCCGACGCGCCGGCGTCGTCGCAGTACCACGTGCATCCGGCCTTTCTCGACGCGTGCAGCCGCGTGCTCGCCGCCGCGGTCGATCCGGCTGCGCTGGAGGCCGGCGACCTGTACCTGCCCAGTTCGATCGGCGCGGTGCGGGTTCACCAGCCGCCGTCGTCGACCGACGCGTGGAGTCACGCGACGCTGCGCAAGCCGGACGGGCAGCGCGCACTCGAAGGCGATATCCGCGTCCACGACCTCGCCGGCCGGCTGCTGATCGAGATCGACGCGCTGCGCTTGCAGCAAGTGCGCTCGGCGCGCAGCGCCGAGCGGCACGACCTGTCCGGGCTGCTTTATCAGCGCGTCTGGAGACCGTCGAGCGCCGACGCGACCCTTGGCGCGTCGCCCGCCGGCGAGTGGCTGATATTCGCGGATCGCGGCGGCGTCGGCGCGCAACTGGCCGGCCTGCTCGAAAGCGCCGGCGACACCTGCACGCTGCAGTTCGACGACGCGACGCCGGCGCTGCCCGCGCTCGACCGTCCGCTCAAGGGCGTGATTCATCTATGGAGCCTCGATCTCGCACCCGCCGACATCGCGGCGCGACGGCGTGCCAGCGCGAGCGTGCTGCAACTGGTCAGGGCGCTGGCGTCGGGCGCGGCGGCCGGCCCGCAGCCGCGTCTGTGGCTGGTGACGTCCGGCGCGATGAACGTGCTGGACGGCGAAGCGACCGCGGTCGCGCAGGCGCCGCTGTGGGGGCTGGGCCGGGCGATCGCGGTCGAGCATGCGGCGCTGTGGGGCGGGCTCGTCGATCTCGATCCCGAGCAGCCGTCGGCGGCCGATGTCGTGCAGGCGATCCGGGCCGCCGGCCGCGAAGACATGATCGCGTTTCGCCGCGGCCAGCGCCACGTCGCGCGCATCGCCCGCGACAATCGCGAATTCGTCAGCCACCGGCCGGTCCGGTTCCACCGCGACGCGACCTATCTGGTGACGGGCGGCCTCGGCGGGCTCGGCCTGCGCCTCGCGTCGTGGCTCGCCGACAACGGCGCCGGTCAGGTCGTGCTGCTCGGCCGCAGCGCGCCGTCGGCCGAAGCGGAGCAGATGCTGCGCACGCTCGGCGCGCGCTTCATCCGCGCCGATCTCGCGGATCGCGACGACGTCGTGCAAGCGCTCGCCGAAATCGCGCACGCGATGCCGCCGCTCAAGGGCGTGTTCCACCTCGCCGGTGCGCTCGACGATGCGCTGCTGACGCGCCAGGACGACGACTTCTTCCACCGCGCCGGCAGCGGCAAGGCCGACGGTGCGTGGTATCTGCACGAGCTGACGGCCGACCTGCCGCTCGATCATTTCGTGCTGTTCTCGTCGATGGCCGCGCTGCTCACCATGCCGGGCCAGGGCAACTACGCGGCGGCCAACAGCTTCCTCGACGCGCTGGCGCAGCACCGGCGCGCGCACGGGAAACCGGCGCTCAGCGTCAATTGGGGGCCGTGGGCCGACATCGGCCATGCGGCCAGCGACTACGGCCGGCGCGCGCACGAACAGCTGGCTGCGCTCGGCGTCGGCACGCTGTCGCCGGACCTCGCGATCGCGACGCTGGAGCGGCTGATGGCGGCGGGCGTCGCGCAGTCCGGCGTCGCGCACATCGACTGGCCGACGCTGTTCCGGGTCGATGCGCCGGCCGCCGGGTCCGCGCTCTTCAGCGAGCTGGCGCAACCGGCCGCCCAACCCGCGCAGCAGGAGACGCCGCTGGTGCGCGAGCTGCAGGCGTGCGCGCCGCGCGAGCGGCTCGCGCTCGTCACCGACACGCTCGCGAAGATGCTGGCCGAGACGCTGCGGCTCGCCGGCCCCGACGCCATCGCGCCCGAACAGTCGCTGCTCGATCTCGGCCTGGATTCGCTGGTCGCGCTCGAACTGACGGACCGCCTCGCCAAGACGTTCGGCAAGCCGTTGCGCGCGACGCTGTTCTTTTCCTATCCGAACCTGCAGACGCTCGCCCGCTTCATTCTCGACGAGCTGTCGTCGTCGCTTCCCGAGGCGGCCGGCGACGCCGCCTCGGACGACCTCGACGAGCTCGACGAGGACGAACTTTCCGAACTGATCGCCCAGGAGATCGGCGCCCAATGA